The Vespa velutina chromosome 17, iVesVel2.1, whole genome shotgun sequence genome segment ATTTCTCCCTCGCTGATTGACTATAATCAAATtgcgtttatttatttcttttgttcgtttgttcgttcgtttgtttgtttgtttttcttctttctttctttctttttttctttttttttttttcctttttattcatttggtTTGTCTATTTATCCATTTCTTAATGTTTgtacgttttcttctttttcttttcttttcttttcttgtttctttttttctttcttttttttttttttttttttatattccctatcgtaacttttttttcttctcgcattattattctattttttcttgtttattgtatatctcattattatttaatatcatttatttatttatttatttatttattaacatgttattGAAAGaggaatttaaaatatatatatatatatgtatgtatgtatgtatgtatatgtatttttttaattttataataaaactacatattgaattaaatacatttgcattcatttgtattttcttttttctaggtttttttttctttatatatatatatatgtatatatatatatgtatatatgtatttatatttataaaaatacatgtTATGTTGAATAACATTTGCATTAAATGCTAAAtgcatttgaaaaattttttcttcgttgtatTATTTCTTGTACGCGCACGACATTTACATTAAATGCATTTGcaattttctcttcgttcttctgCCCCCTTCTACCACCGACCATTCACCCTCCTACCtacctccccctccccctttcccATCCCATCGACGTCATTTGCATTAaacaaaagttttttctttcaattcattgtaaatctatttttatggCGAcgcatttaatataaatatatatattcgttgattttttttatatttctatttccttgttttctttatcattctctttttcaacatatatatatatatatatatatacattccttgttttatttatttaaataacgcaaatgtatatttttaattttgtcgtttgaattttttttctttttttttttctttttttttttttttttttttgtatataaataatcaaatggtACTTACGGTAACGATCATAAAGCCAAGACAACAAATGATAAGTATATTAGACATGAATTGCATGAGACTGAAGTATGTGAAAAGGGATTCTATATTATCCGAGAATAGGATGATCCTTTGATGTTTTGCAATCGCTGTTTTCAATATGGTCAGAGACAAATTTCCTTCTATGTCCTTTTCATTCATGCGTAATAACATTTCACAGAGTATGTCAACCTGACCACCAAGATGTAGTATctaaaagataatgatatttaaaattaatatctgcttatattaaatattttaataataataataataataataataataataataataataataataataatgataataataataaaaataataataatttcttttaaacgtttatataaaaattataatgtaagataaatggaattaattgtgagaataaatatttttcttttcatttttttttcttttttttttttttttttttttttttttgttttttttttctttttgtttttttttttctttcaataaataacaatCAAATCTCTTAACAccatgaaaaggaaaaaagaaaaagaaatgaaaaaataataatatataattcacaaaataaataataaattaataaataagtgcaaaaataatgtaataaattatactgttataataataattaataataatataaaaattgtaattaatattattataatttataaataaatatataaataaaagaattgcaTACCAGTGCAACAATCAGAGAGCTCAAAACGGCTGCCACAGCTGTTGTTAAAAGTTGATGAAAAAATTGcgttattataacaatttcatATATCGGCGACTTGTTGCTGTTAAAAGGTAAAATCATCTTCAGTAAAAGCTCACGTTCCTCGCCCTCGTCGTAATTACTGTCGCCGATAATGAATGTACCAGTTGCGTAAAAGAATGCAGAAATGCAATAAACGCtgataattaaattcgaaaaaCGATGAgccaatattattttacttgtcATAGTGCTATGGCCACATTTAATGTCCATAGATCTCTCCCaatcatttttcatcatttccaAGATCTCGTGGAATGTGctaaattaaatcattaatgcataataatcttttttttctttgacttttttcttcttttctttttaatattttcattacttttaataatcaattcaattaacgattttcttccttctgtcttttgctttttttgtttctttttttgtttgtacgtttcgtttttttttcttctttttttttttttttaatttaaatatttacaatgacAAAAAGTattgacaaaaagaaatgacaaatAGTATTTCAATtgcaattttatatcatttggaAGGAATTGAGTTTCATTTCGAGTTTATATTTAAAGCATATTATACTttcaattgttatatattaaaatgttatgaaatatttgagaaaGTGTTTATCATTAACGCATACAGACAcaataatcaatttaatattcattataattaaaactttttaatttatatatatatatatatatatatatatatatatataaaattaatatgatatataaaaaaaaaaaacattgaatttcatttaataatcataaatagttatatataatctgTATCATTGTCGATAGATATCACGAGAtatgtttgaaaaaataaaatcttaaaaattaacaaaattattgatatattttttaataattaaaaaataatttcttcttctctttctctctctctctcttgctctctccctctttttctctttgtcttcagaacaattaacaaaaaaaaaaaaaaaaataaattaatattaataaataaataaacgaatggataataaaatcgaaaatattttaatacattatttttataaaattcttttttgtttctttttttttttttttgttacatagaaaataatttcatcattaaataaacgtaaaaGCACGTTCACATGATCACAAGTATACGTAATAATTAGacattaatacaattatataaataagacaAGCGCACAAGCAAACACAAATGGGGATAGCTTGATCGTtccaataaaagaaaaataaaaataaaaataaaaataaaaaaaaaaaaaagtaaaaataaaaaaaagaaaaaaataaaaaaagtaggaaagaaatgaaagagaaaaaaaaattcaataaataacaaaCGATACGAGATATCAATCATCAATGAtcaacacatacatacatacatacatacatacatatatatatatatatacgtaaataaataaataatgtacatattacaaatatatataaagtagacatatattaacataaaatCTTACTTATAATTAATCCAAAAAGCGAAGAGTTTCAAGATGGTAATCGTGTATGCCAAAGTAAGACTGACGCTATCCATTATTCTCATAAGTTCCATGAATCCCGAATGTGCAAATAGATAACGAAATTGAAAAGTTTGTACGAGGGATACTGTCACGATCCAAAAGATTCGTGGAAATATCATCATAGAATTAGGCCATACTCCAACACAACGTAATCCTAATTGTACAGCTGGACCGATTGTACTTGTCAacattttatctcttcttcgtcttctctttctttctttttgttttttttttcttctctgtctcactctccctctctctctctctctttctctctctctctttctttatatatacatatataaaataataataactatatacacgacattattttgaaaataattaaaatattagaaagaatCAATCAGCCGATCGTAAGATAAAACGCACGTGAAATAGTTGCCTGTTaagttacttctttttttttttttttttgttactactTCTACCTTCTTTATCGTTGAATGATTTCAATGATACTGAACGTTATCGTGATTTATACTTATCCTAAGAgatggtctttttttttcttttctttcttttctttctttctttctttctttcttgttcttttacttttttttctttctttctttctttctttctttcttatttttttttcaaatgcgCACGTCGCACGTTGTCCCACACCAAACCAACACAgtttatcgatcattttctctctctctctctctctctctctctctctttttttctcattctctctctctctctctctctctctctctctctctctctctctctctctctctctatttctttttctctgcaaTTTCAAGCTATTGCATTATTCATCGAAAACTCCATACTTTCAACATAAAACAAAGTTTTCTCAAATGATGAAAAAACAGCGAAGAAagctcgaaataaaaaatgcgatggttaagtataatattacgaataaaatattaaatacgaaGGAGCTCCGGTAGACGTGTCTAGTCCTCttagtatcttttttttttttctttttatatatatatatatatatatatatatatatacatagatagaagATAGTGAACATTATGCTTGATCGTActgtagagagaaagagagagagagaaagaaatgatcgtTAAAATATGTAATGTTCGGACATTTTTCGTAtaatacacgcatatacatatacatatatatatatatatatatatatatatatttctattttgtatAGAAATCGtcggagagaaggaaagaagaagaagaagaagaaaaggaagaagaagaaaaaaaaaaaaaaagaggaaagagaaaaaaaaatcggaaGAATATATGATCGCTCGAAGGaaaattgtaatttctttttcttttcatttctttccttgctttctttttttttcttttttctttttatttatttatttatttttctttcttcctttttttcctttcttttttattttttttttttttttgcttttgttaaGTAAgcaacgaaagagaaaaaagagaaaaaaaaagaaattgtgaaATAATGAACCTGCTAttgtacttctttctttcttatttttctttttcttcttttcttttccttttttgtaatttttttttttttttttttatatatatatatatatatatatatatatatatatacaagtgtAACATCTCAAATTATTGCTTTGGATTAATGTCTCTtggattgataaaaatattctctgtgaaatattatattattattattaatatatatatatatatatatgtatatagtatatatatataatatataaagtaatatataaatatttgaatatagaACGAGTGATTCAGAAGTTTAtaagtaatttcttttttctttctcttctttttttttttgtaaattaatttctcgaaactttttaaattaatttctttttcctaataACTTTTAGCCAAAcctctatatattattatatatatatatacatatatatattattttttatgcattctttatatatatatatatatcgattttgatcaaattgaaataaaatgaataaaattaaaacaaaaaataatggacTATATGAAATGggattataagtatataagaaatatatactgACCAATATATGCAAGTACATAGATATGGATAGAtatcctatgtatatatgtaataataaattcgttgTTGAGATCGTGCACGAAGAGAGTAAAATTATACTCttcaaatatttaagaaaggGAATCCCCTGAAATCAAGTTTGTCAGACAGCATGCAACACCGAatgttcatttaatatttatatacgtacgttcTAAAAACGTCATTGTATTGTTCAAACAAGTCGAATCATTCtcgatatatacatgtattatattatatgaaaaataatcatacttattatttattattttttaataaatataaatagaaagaaggagagaaagagagagagagagagagagagagagagagagagagaataaaatataaaattattatttactgattatatatataataactttaataatattctctttgtatatatacagacacataTATTCATGTTTATCtgtgtaagtatatatgtatttactatataaaatgaaaagataaaaaaacaattttaataactcGCATGAAGTACAGAGACGTATGAGGCTGAGGCTTTTAACAACTATAACAGacaaacgaacaaatgaaatataaacaaatgaatataaacaagtgaaacaaaaatgaaaattaatattaattaataaaatctaaagaaagtcaatttatattttcgaaaaatcttaCTCGTGCGAATCCTTCCAATGATAATTCCATAAATTTGCCCGCGGTgattttaaatcgtttttgAGATCTGATCATTAAGAACAATAAAGATTTACTTTCATTCGGATCAAGTTCGTACCAATTACATTCATAAGCTGCTTTCTCGATGGCTATGctctatgaaaataaaaaaattaattgattaattaattaattaataagtatataaataaataaataaataaataaataaaatgtgaataataataaaattaagaaaagaaaagaaaagaaaaaaagaaagagaataagtaaataaataaatcaacgatATCTCTAATCTAATATAGATTAGAACAAAAGTTCCTACGGATAGATCAAATCTCTTTctggattatttttaaacgcaattccttctttttttttttttttcaaaacccattataatttcaaaatgccaaattcttattcttcctctttttcttttttcaaattacaaaaataaaattacaaaaaaacaGCTggtaaaattactttttataaaatttattattattattattattattattattaacaaaaattatttaccttGGATCTGATAAATTCCCCAGCAAAACAGAGAACGAAAGCCTCCAAATTCACTAGAATATAATAGGGAATTGTCCTAGCCAATATGACGGACCTTTGTTCAGAATCTAGTGACTTTTTATCAGAGAATATCTttcagtaattttttttttttataatcttgatttatatatatatatatatatatatatatatgtgtgtgtatgtttatatagcTCACCGTGACGATTAAAAAACCCAATAATCCGATCACCAAagtattcgaaagaaattgcATCAATGCaatgtaagtaaatatattttcgatatttccaACGAACGTAATAACCCTCTGATGACATTTAATCAATGATTCGAACGTTTTTTTACAGGACAAATGATTCTTCGccattttcgatatttctgaaaattttttacaaattatttccaCTTGACCGTCTACATGGAGTATctagaaaattaaattgaaaaaaaaaaaaagaaatgaaacgatacaatataaaaataatttttaaaaatcatttgaggaacaatagaaaaacaaaaaggaaagaaataatatcattgttcttaataattaattacaaagaaaaaaaaaaaaattattctcacCAAGGTCACGAGTAAAGCGTTCGTCATACCCGACGTAGAGGCAGCTATGAATTCTTCAAGAAATTGTGCAAAATTGACGAGCTCGTAAATCGGTGATATCATAACGTTGAATGGTAATTCCATTTTAAGTAACagctgtttttcttttgaaaatagagcaaacgaaaggaagaatgtTACCCCTAAGGAATAAGAACCAACGAAAAAGTTCGAATAACGACGTGATAATATCACTTTTTTCATCATCGTtacaacattttctttttcgattagGCACTCTTTCCAATCGTTCGTCATCATTGTTAAAATCTCTCTGAATACTctgacaaaagaagaaaacaatcaTTGATTGgatcgtataaattattgataaaacgaaaaaaaaaaataaaaaaattattaatcgaagcattaaaagagaaaataaaagtattcactcaaattgatatatatatatatatatatatatatatatatatatatatttaattttttaaaatagattatatcatataaaaatgattgaactaaaaattaattaaatacacccacacacatgcacatgcATACGCGcgcgtaaaaataataatatgaagaaAGGTGGGAttcaattttgaaataaaagaaaaatatatataagaaataattaaataaaaaaataacgaaatataacaaaacaaaaaataacgaaaataataacaaataattaaaataaaaattaattaattatatatatatataaaaatttttatttaccaaGTATAACGCTTACATACCTGTTCTTAATccaaagtattattaatttaataaataataaattgttagatATGGTAATACTTAAACAATCCATCAAACCTGGTAAATCGCTTGTACGTAAGTTTTCTATTAGAtaacaaaattgaaatattaatgtgATAGACATCGTAAATATCCAAATAATACGATGAACTATGGCGTAATTATAATCGGGCCATAATCCAATGAAACGTAAACTTAATTCGAGCAAACGATTTATCGGGCTTACAGGTAacatcgaatttttttatttatccaattttcaataattgaaAACTTTCACTTTgaatgcacacatacatatgttagatatttatttatttatttatttatttgtttttaattttttttttttctttcctttgttatCACCGTCGGTAAAACAGTTTCTCgatcatataaaaagaaaaagaagaagtagaagctCCGATGGAAAGCAAAACGAAACAGAAGTGATATGAAATTTGTTGCATAAACGATGTCTATTCGTTTTTCCCTCCCCCTCACCATACACACATACCCCCATcgctcctttctctctctctctctctctctctctctccttatattaaattgatagTTTTGCAAGCATGATTATAGTCCAACGTAAAAGAAAACCCtgtaaagaatgaaaaagaaaaagaaaaagaaaaaaaaataaagatgttaTTATGTTGATTTAGAATTGAAAAATGgaagacaaataaaataagaagtaaaagaaattggggagagagagagagagagagagatagagagagagagagagagagagagagagggaaccCTTCGTGGGTCGAAAATCATTCGATTTAATAATGCAAATGCATATTCATGCGTGTCACACGCAAACTCATCGCTTAGCTtagttcttattttttctttgctgAAGTAAGAACGTAAAGAGgaacattttttgtttcagataaaaatcttacagaatagagaaagagagagggggggaggggaaggagggaggtGAGAGGAGGTAGGAAATCATAATTTGAATTTcgtgttaattaaaatttcaacgtcgctttttttttttttttttttttttgatgagtTCAACATTCACTgattaaattcattgattatatatatatatatatatatatatatatatatatatatatatatataaaaaaaaaaaaaaaaaaaatagaacaaaagatagaagaaaatttaaaaatgatatcaaattgaaattcattttaaacaaaattttcaacaTCATTTTCCAGGTAAGTTCAACGTTCATTAATTCTATCGTAgtcgtaattaataataatttgataaaaataaaaataagtaaataaaaaaaagaaacaaatcataattataaatatataataattattaataataagcatTCGTAATTTAGATTAGAGTTATACTCAATATTACTGAGTATAactcaatattaaaatatagtcGTGAAAgatgttatttataattaaaatgaatcttTAATACATCGCATAAAGAACCGACACGTATGATCCAGATGCCTTTAACatctgaaaatgaaaatataatgatcaaattattacaatcaaaattatttttgcaattgttataataattgatatcagatataaaattaatgaaaaaaaacaagaacaaagataaaagaggaaaataataattgtcaatTATCTTACGCTTGCAAACACTTCCAAtgataaattcataaattttccaGTAGTTATGACAAATCGTTTTTGTGATCTGATCATTAAAACCAATATAAATCGACTATCACTTGGATCCAATTCGTACCAATTCAAATGATAAGCTGCTTTCTCGATATCtgtgctatatatatatatatatatatatatatatatatatatatatgtatatatatatgactttttttatattatatatttttcatattatacagattgaataaaaaaaaagaaaaaaaaaagaaaaaaaaaaggaaagggagaaagaaaaatactttctAATTGGATCAAAAGTTCTTAAAGATGATTTGATAAATCTGTCATTCTTTTTCAAGATTTCTTCTTAGGctaattcttttttgattttgtttgttagttttttctttcctcttttttttttttctaagctTATTTTTCAATCTTAACTTAACTTGTAGTTTTATGAtttgaaagggaaaaaggataaaacaaaataataataataataataatattattattataatcattattcttatgatcacttttttattacgtatgAACTCTCGATCcaccatgtatatatatatatatatatatataaaattttgtactCACCTTAGAACTTAGATATTCACCGGCGTAACAAAGTGCAAATGCTTCAAGATTTGCTAGAACGTAATAAGGTACAGTTTTTGCTAAGATTACGTTTCTTTGATCGGAATCTAAagactgaaaagaaaaagaaaaaaaagaaaaataaaaaaaataaaaaaacaaaaagaaatttcttttaattctcatCGTGCCaacaaatttctctctctctctctctctctctctctctctctctctctctctctctccctcgtataaaattttcttttcatttctttcttcttttgtcttccttttttttttttttttttttttttttttttttcgttcttgttcgtcttctcttcttttaaacATAGACAAGCATAAAGTGCgcgtgatatttttttttttttttttgttaattatattcgtCGACATTTATTTACCGTAACTATCATAAATCCGAGGGAACAAATAACAAGTGTATTCGATAAGAATTGAATCAGTGCTATATAcgtgaatatattttcaatattatccgTAAAAGCAATGATCTTTTGATGTttgtatatcaatatttttaatatctcacTATCGTATTCGCCTTTTCGAATGATCGacgatatatttgataattgacGACATATTATCTCAACTTG includes the following:
- the LOC124955259 gene encoding uncharacterized protein LOC124955259, whose protein sequence is MLPVSPINRLLELSLRFIGLWPDYNYAIVHRIIWIFTMSITLIFQFCYLIENLRTSDLPGLMDCLSITISNNLLFIKLIILWIKNRVFREILTMMTNDWKECLIEKENVVTMMKKVILSRRYSNFFVGSYSLGVTFFLSFALFSKEKQLLLKMELPFNVMISPIYELVNFAQFLEEFIAASTSGMTNALLVTLILHVDGQVEIICKKFSEISKMAKNHLSCKKTFESLIKCHQRVITFVGNIENIFTYIALMQFLSNTLVIGLLGFLIVTSLDSEQRSVILARTIPYYILVNLEAFVLCFAGEFIRSKSIAIEKAAYECNWYELDPNESKSLLFLMIRSQKRFKITAGKFMELSLEGFARLLKASASYVSVLHERERERGRVRQRRKKKQKERKRRRRRDKMLTSTIGPAVQLGLRCVGVWPNSMMIFPRIFWIVTVSLVQTFQFRYLFAHSGFMELMRIMDSVSLTLAYTITILKLFAFWINYNTFHEILEMMKNDWERSMDIKCGHSTMTSKIILAHRFSNLIISVYCISAFFYATGTFIIGDSNYDEGEERELLLKMILPFNSNKSPIYEIVIITQFFHQLLTTAVAAVLSSLIVALILHLGGQVDILCEMLLRMNEKDIEGNLSLTILKTAIAKHQRIILFSDNIESLFTYFSLMQFMSNILIICCLGFMIVTSISEGEIEAARLTKSILFYVAIVIEAFVICFAGEYVTAKGKLIGDVAYESIWYDLRPNESRLLLLVILRSQKKLTITAGKIIELSLERFTAIIKASASYVSVLLAMY